The sequence below is a genomic window from Synechococcus sp. PCC 7335.
GCTGGCACTCTAGAAGGACTGACCGAGATCTATCAGCGTATCTCAGACAAACTTGCGGACGGTCAAACGCTTGCCCCCGAAGAAGCTGTCTATGCTGGCTACGATGCCATCCAACTACTTCCAGTCGAACCGACTATTGAATATCGCCGCGAAGATACCACTGGCGAACATCTCTTCTTCTCTATCCACTCCGCTCCGCCAAAAGCAGCTAAAGTCTTACCCTCATCCACCGAAGAAGACGTTCCCGTTCCTCCGGTTCCTCATGCCCTAACCTCAGACTTTTACCATAAGCCCACCGTTACCCTTCGTAAGCCCAACACCCAGAACTGGGGCTATGACGTGCCTATCTTAGGCTCTTCTGCAACTAATCCAGCCGTCCTCGGCAGCCTCAGGCCCGACGAAGTGATTGACTTTGTTGCTACGCTGCACAACTTCTCACAAGGCCCAATTCTGCTCATCTACGATCTGGTCTATGGCCATGCTGACAATCAGGCCTTGGACTTACTCAATCATCAGTTTCTCAAAGGTCCGAACATGTACGGACAGGATCTCAATCACCAGTCGCCCCAGGTGCGAGCAATTCTACTAGAAATGCAGCGTCGGAAGATAAACACAGGCGCGGATGGCATCCGCATCGATGGAGGACAAGATTTCCGCTTCTTCAATCCTTTGACCGACCGTGTAGAGCAAGACGATACCTACCTGCTGGCTATGAGTGATCTAGCCCAAAACATTCAGGGCTACAGAAGGCTAATGTTCACTATTTTTGAGGACGGTCGCCCCTGGCCCCAAGAAGGATGGGAAGAGATCTCGCGCTATCGAGAGCTAATCGAAAAGAAACCTGAGTCTTTCCAATGGGGGCCGTTAATTTTTGCCCACAATACCCCAACGCTAGAAGGCTATTGGGACAAAAAGTGGCGACGTGCCTGCGAGGTGATCTTTCAGGGCAACCGCTGGATTACAGGCTGCGGCAATCACGATACCGTCCGCCGAGGCAATCAGATAAATCTTGACAAACCCATCAACTGGAACCTTGGTAGCTCTTTAGTTGAGGTACTCAATACCGCCTACAACAACCCGGCCACACAGATTTGGGTACAGGGATTTTGTCCTGGGTTACCCATGGATTTTCTCAATGCCACGGTCGGGGCGTCTTGGGGCTTTTTCCGTAATACCGACGATCGCTATGGCGTCAAAGTCGCTTCAGAAGAAATTGGCTTCTTAGACTGGCAAGTCTCGCCAGAGATATACGAAAAAGAGACCAGCTTTGTGCAGATCAAGCAGCTTGGGTTCACCTCATTAGAGAAACTACGAGACTTTGGCAAAGCGCTACAGACGGCCATGGTAGAAACAGACTATGACTTAGAGCAAGTAGCCAAGTTCTGTAGTCACTGTCTTGGCGAAGATCACGGGTTCTGCGAGGTGCCCGCTTTAGAAGATCTTAATGGACCCAACCTACCTCGCTTTTTAGCGACCTTAGACGTCGCTAAGCTCAAGAAATTTGCAATGGCCTTCATGGAAGATAGTCATAATCTCTGCAAGGTAAGCAATTTCTTCGATCAAATCGATCCGACAACAGCGGCTTTTCATCTAGCGCTGCGTCACTATCGCCGTTCGCATTCCTGGCTACAAGACAACATCTTGGGATGCGATCGCTTCAACCGTATCAGTAACGA
It includes:
- the gghA gene encoding glucosylglycerol hydrolase; translated protein: MVVAAAKRIRFIEDETLSLVEWADSIQRDSTTTYFEKAQRIAHRLGTNYRSDRLTEIGFWTPELAGDIIQSEHKLELEIFTPIDPIDFRAKEQQARFRRSRIPVIKQGEYVWAVVYGLQAGTRDQAGCFYWLRYEDADGKVQIIRDPLAYSLPYGVFAPAELYNMRRLQRKRADLAYFRRTGSSTNLSDTTIPRIPAPTSILQIHVNTASAAGTLEGLTEIYQRISDKLADGQTLAPEEAVYAGYDAIQLLPVEPTIEYRREDTTGEHLFFSIHSAPPKAAKVLPSSTEEDVPVPPVPHALTSDFYHKPTVTLRKPNTQNWGYDVPILGSSATNPAVLGSLRPDEVIDFVATLHNFSQGPILLIYDLVYGHADNQALDLLNHQFLKGPNMYGQDLNHQSPQVRAILLEMQRRKINTGADGIRIDGGQDFRFFNPLTDRVEQDDTYLLAMSDLAQNIQGYRRLMFTIFEDGRPWPQEGWEEISRYRELIEKKPESFQWGPLIFAHNTPTLEGYWDKKWRRACEVIFQGNRWITGCGNHDTVRRGNQINLDKPINWNLGSSLVEVLNTAYNNPATQIWVQGFCPGLPMDFLNATVGASWGFFRNTDDRYGVKVASEEIGFLDWQVSPEIYEKETSFVQIKQLGFTSLEKLRDFGKALQTAMVETDYDLEQVAKFCSHCLGEDHGFCEVPALEDLNGPNLPRFLATLDVAKLKKFAMAFMEDSHNLCKVSNFFDQIDPTTAAFHLALRHYRRSHSWLQDNILGCDRFNRISNDQQTLFYGLRCHPETRKQSIAMATHMGGLPCTVNLDEWLQLDMTQWKVVLATPGIPEAALKDLRAFELRDGQGVLLEPI